From Triticum aestivum cultivar Chinese Spring chromosome 4A, IWGSC CS RefSeq v2.1, whole genome shotgun sequence, a single genomic window includes:
- the LOC123084091 gene encoding zinc finger MYM-type protein 1-like: MVRVSKQDLRLYKARLTYSLRCLRFLLNQGLAFRGHDESEESSNRGNFLDGNCILTSPTIQKQIIECCAVLTTKQIIEDLGDEHYAILADESSDASHKEQLAICIRYVDKVGKGREWFLGVVHVANTTSLSLKAAIESLLTDHHLTLTQIRGQGYDGASNMKGEIKGLKTLIMKESPSAYYIHCFAHQLQLVLIAVAKGNEPCKWFFDHVSYLLNIVGVSCKRHDMLRDVRAQKVLEALEMGEIESGSGLNQEMGLARPGDTRWGSHFRTILHIITMYPTILEVLDTIGKDPSQSGEDKNTCSGFCLGVI; the protein is encoded by the exons ATGGTGAGGGTGTCTAAACAGGATCTGCGTCTTTACAAGGCTAGGCTAACTTATTCACTAAGATGCTTGAGGTTTCTTTTGAACCAAGGATTGGCATTTCGTGGACATGATGAGAGTGAAGAATCTAGCAATAGGGGGAACTTTCTTGA TGGAAACTGCATCTTGACTAGTCCAACGATACAAAAACAAATTATTGAATGTTGTGCTGTGCTAACTACAAAACAAATTattgaagatcttggtgatgagcACTATGCAATCCTAGCTGATGAGTCTAGTGATGCATCTCATAAAGAGCAACTTGCTATTTGCATACGTTATGTTGATAAAGTTGGAAAGGGGCGTGAGTGGTTTCTTGGAGTTGTTCATGTTGCCAACACAACTTCTTTGTCACTTAAAGCTGCAATTGAATCTTTGCTTACCGATCATCATTTGACTCTTACTCAAATCCGTGGGCAAGGATATGACGGGGCTAGCAACATGAAAGGAGAGATTAAAGGGTTGAAAACATTGATCATGAAAGAGTCGCCCTCTGCTTATTACATTCATTGCTTTGCACATCAACTTCAATTGGTTCTTATTGCCGTGGCAAAGGGAAATGAACCATGTAAATGGTTTTTTGATCATGTTTCTTACTTGCTGAATATTGTTGGAGTTTCTTGCAAGCGTCATGACATGCTTCGAGATGTTAGAGCTCAAAAGGTTCTGGAAGCACTTGAAATGGGTGAAATTGAAAGTGGAAGTGGGTTAAATCAAGAGATGGGATTAGCTAGACCCGGTGATACTCGGTGGGGTTCTCATTTTCGAACCATTCTGCACATTATTACCATGTACCCCACAATACTAGAAGTACTTGATACTATTGGAAAAGATCCTTCACAAAGTGGTGAGGACAAGAATACGTGCAGTGGCTTTTGCCTTGGAGTCATATGA